ACTAATGAAAAGATGGTTCCCACACATCTACAAGTATATATTATGGAGAGAAGTACAATTTTCAGTGCATCAATATTAGCAAGGGTTGTGTGTAGGATAATGATACCAGGTTCATCAAAGTTAGGACacaattttaagtaaaatgtTCAATCACATATGAAGAACTGGCATGCACGCAATCAGGAATTAAGCTTGTTAAATATATCTAGGCCTAAAAAGCAGGCTAGAGAGTTTGCTGGGTGCTGAGTAGTTTCAGACCCAAGCTCTAGCATTTCTCAGCTTGATTTGAGCTCAGGCAAAGCACCAAAATTATTGAAACCAATAGAGGGAGCTTGAAAATCCAAATAATCAATCTCAGGCTGGTTTTTGTGCAATCCCACCAACAAGCTTCAGTAAGCTCTCACCAAAAGGCACAGTACTTGGCAAATAAAAAAGATAGTAATtaccattaaaaaaaaaggttccTGTAATGCAGCCTGACCCCAACCCAACCTATATTTATAGCTACCTATATTTGAGAATAACAGTAAAGATATGGCATAGGagttgcatttttctttttcttttttcttttatccctTTTTTTAACTCCGCCCATGCAAACTCCACCTGATTAATGAGTAATTCCCTTGACACTTCTAGTGCTAAAAGAATTAACAAATTTATCCTTTTTTGGCTGGAAACCAGCATGGCAGTTAATAGAGAGGTATATCATGTGCAGCGGGACAATAGACCCACTCCCATGTCAAACTAATTTCTCATTCACAGTTACAATGTATGCTCCATGCATgggacaagaattaaaattggaAAAAGCATCACCAAGTAGTTCACTGATGTCAATTAACAAATATACCATGCATAAAAAAACTAGACTAGTATTATTGCTATTGTAATCACAGAAATAACTGCATTCTACTCATTAGAAGCATACCTCATATCCTATCCAAGCCACTGAAGCAATAACAGTTACTGCTAATGCATTTGAGAACTTCCTATAAATGTCCAACTTGGCAGAACTCCTTTTTGCCTGGATACAGAGAATTAGTATGTGAATGCAGACTgtgggagaaagaaaagaataacgGAGGAGGTACAGAATTGCCAGCTTGGTGCAAATAAGTCAAATCATGctaagggaaagaaaaaaaaaagaaaaacagattTGAATTGTTAGCAAGGATAAAGGTAGTGTCTGCAGCTgctttattattaaaaaagaaaaaatctgaATGGTAAAAAGGATAGAAACAGTACCTGTAGCTGCTCTAATGTCCTTGACAGAGAGGTGAAAATCCATAGTATTAAAAATGCATCCAAGAATGCATCAGGAAGGACTAGAAAGACCCTTGCTCTTCCTGCTACATCATTTATGGTTCCCACGTACTCTGTGATATTCAGCAATTCAGATGCCAAGAAATAAGTTATACCAAGAAGCAGCACCTTCAGGGTAAGGCCACCAAGAGTAGGACGTACAACACCATATCCCATTGAAACACAGAGTATAAGAATGCGTGAAAGGGTTTTCCTTATAGCCCCAACTGTCACAACCCAAGTTGTGATTCCAACTGGCCTTGTTCCTGTATTATTGAAGTGTGCATACTCGAAATACCAAAGGATCATCTCAAATAACCCAAGGGCAATAACAACAGTGATGCAGTGCTGAAGTTGCAATACATCCTTCCAAAATTTCAGGTACTGAGAGAACCAGATGAGACTGAGCAATGCATACGTGATAGACATTGTTACATAGAACTGCATTAGGGGGGCCATTCTACCAGGCAAATATCCATCTGGATTTTTCCAAAATGTCTTGCCATGCATTGTCAGTCCCTGGAGTTTCGGATCACATGATATAAAGAACAAGTTGTACATCCCAGTCTTTCCAATGTAAACAACTGTACCATCCATTTGTGTGGAGTGGGAGTTTCCACTGAAGTGTACATTTAAGATAATAGGCCAGTTAATATTGGTTGCAGAAGGTATCCTAATAACTTCGCCTTGTTTACAACCTTCAAGCTTAGCAAGATCGGGGGTGCAGCAAATAGACCTCTGACCACCATAAGCTGAGCCACCAATATTATCACGATCAGCAGCCTCAAATATTATAACTTGTATCAATCCGGTACTGTGTTCCATTTCTGAATGCTGGTCCGCAGCTTCTTTACTCCTCCAAAATGTGACATTCTCAAATCTAGTCCAATTTTAATTGTCAGGTAAATAGATTCAAACAAGGTTAAACTGTTTAATATTTCCACAcaccaaaaaaatgtaaattatagaaaaatcatCAAGGTTTGCCACCCGTATGCAAAAggaacacagagagagagagagagagagagagagagagagagagtttccCTCATCACTACAGCTATTGCATCACTTACTGGAGATCCCCCTGATCATCCAACATATTGAATGAATAATACCTGCTCCCCATGGCCCTACTTCTTTATCAAAACCAATTGAAGGACACTTCCATACTCTAGTAGTCCTAGGCATCAATGCTTCTCCACTAACTGGTAATGCAACTTATTCTCACAACTCTAGCTCAAAACTTCACTGAAAGCATTTAACTACAATCTCCAGCTCGATAATTTTCCCTTGGCTAAAAAAACTTCAACTTAGAACAACAAAGTgcttaaatttgaattaaatctAATAGATAGCATTACTCATGTTAATGTTGAAGATGTTGGTAAACAATCACCTAAATCTGAAAAGAAACCAGGCAAAACTCAACAGTGCTTCAAATTCCTAACTCTGGCTTGAAACTGAATCTTCAATAATAGCAGATACAATACAATTTTAGTGTAAGGAGTATATAAACCACTGCTAGTTCTCTTGCCACAAAAATGTGCTGAATGCAATATGAAACCCAATAAGTAGATTATCAATAAATCAATTGCTTGAATGGGAAATTTTTGCTTTTAGAAAAGGAATTATGAAATGGAATTCTGATTTAACACTTAATTACTATCATTTCCAGTTCAATAATCACCAAGTGCTTAAAGACCAGAGCTCAGCACAATGCAGTGTTTATATTTCAACTGTTTATTGTTGAAGGATGTTTAAATTAAAGACACGTCAAGGAAACAAAGACCTAGTTCTGCAATTATACCAGCTCATTTCGCTACGGTTTTAAACCCGAACTAAATATAACTGTAACCTCGTCATCGATGGATACAGTACTCTCTAAAGTGAGAAGTTGCTTTAATTACCGGTTCCCTTGCCAAGAAAAATCTGTTGAAATGCAAACCGGGAAATAGATATTAGATGCAACCGTCTGTTAAGTTCTCTAAATTTCAATTCACGATATTGGAAACtgatttattttcttgttcCTTCACTTCAAGTTTCCCGAAACCAAACACAGATTCAGGAATTCAAACATGCTTTGCCTAAAGAAATCCACGCATGCTGCAAAAAGCAACAGATCCGACTCCATGGCGCCAACCGTGGCTCAAATCTAGCGATGATATGCATAATATATTTGCATACACAAGGGAGGGGAAAGAGTACCGGATATAAGAGCGGCCGTCGTGGATCGAAGAGTGGATTGCATTGTCGGCGAGAGGAGTCTCGGTGCGAGAAGCGACGATGCCTTCGCTGCCGCCGGAGAGAAGGTAGGCATTGCCGACTTCTCTGAATTGATCTCCGTCGTAGACGTGGATCGACGCCTCAGCTGATCCAGTGGCGGCTATAAGCAGAGCAATAATGAGTCCGCAGGGAATGAAATCCATGGCCACACAACGGCAATTTTAGAGGGAGTGAGATGGAGCGAGAGATGAGAGATCGGCGAATTCGACGGAAGTGTTGTTGCCGTGTCAGTGAGAGGAGTGTGCGCGAAGCGAAGACAAGCTACGCCGACAAGTGAGTAGTTGCGGGGCCTCCATCGCTTCGAGAGCTTCAGTCCACTCGCCGCTTAATCGCGTTACCCGCGGGTCCGTGCACAACGCGCTCGAGTCGATGGTTCAACAGAATCGCGAATTTATGTTCTTataaaaatttaggaaattgtGGATTCTGAGGTTCTCAATTAAGGCCGGATGGAATTAAGGATTAATAATGAATGGGTCGGTTCAgttgttaaatatattaaagtattaaaattgaataaattaaaattatgtacgtaattaaattgaatccatcaaataaattaaaaaaattaaataaatataaaattttaaccaatcaacaaattgaaaaaaaaacccacaaaatgaaaaaaaaaaaaactaacaaacCAACAATAAAAAAACGAACAAAACAAACTGAAAAACTCAAACGAACAaactaacaaattttaaaaataattttttttgtcatttattttttttaatacaaaaattaattaaattaaaataattaaaattatcaaatttgataactaaatcaaattaactCTGAGCTAAAACTGAAccaaattgataatttttaactatttaacTCTGTTATTTcgattaaacttaatttttgcaCACTcattgtaattataatttgtaaaaaaatgagaacaaatcAAATCGTATTAGATAATATAATAACTTAACTAAATTAGATCAGATCGATtcgatttaatttatttttattaaatctatatgtatatgcatcgtatgtatcatatatataacatgttgTATTTATAACAATACAACAAtatgtattattgtatttttgttattaatataaaaatatatactgttATATTATACAACTATGTATATATagcaataatacaacaatattattatttattgtttgcCAATAATAAATATTGTCGAACTTATTCGATCGTGGACTATACTAGGTTTTTTGGTTTGGTCCgatataattttttgatttaaattaaaatttaaacgtCCCTAATAAATTATTggcatttttttaatataaataaaacttattaaataataaaaagaaatatgaggaAAAGCAAATGAGAGAAtattagatgaaaaataatctTACCTAACATGATTAGTAGTAGGTGTGAGcaatatttaaatcaaattgaaataatcaaattgaaccaACAAGATCGGTTCGATTTAGTTTTAAATCTTgacaattttgattattttgatttgtttcgatttctatattgaaaaaaaaaaaaatagccaaaccgataaaaatgtcaaaaataatgtcatttttttatcacACTTTCaactttttggtttttttccaattttttttccagtcaattcatttttttcctaatttgttgTTTGGTCTAAGTATATACTTTGCTAGCTCGATTTAGTTTTTGAcatgaatttgaattatttgatttgaGTAGTTTCCAAATTGATCGAATACTCATGTATAATAAGCATGTAAATTATAATCTTTTTGAGCAAAATAAGAAATAACTCTATTATTCATTTCATGAACACTAATCATATACACTAATAAGAGAAATATCACAGTTGAtaataaataacttaaaataaaataattgtggataattgaaattatttaaaaaaaaaaaaaggagttatCCCCAATTCACCACCACCAATTCACAATTTGAATTAATTAGGTTCAACCCAACTacctcaaaataaaaagagagaaagtaAGTGAtgatgcaaaataaataaagaaaaaattcattactatataaatagaaaatataatgaAAGTTGAGAGATAAATGAAATCGGGAGTAAGTATTTATCTGgattcataaaatttattttcgatTTAGTTTCTACTAagctattatgaaaataaaattaatatcgataattttagtaaatataaataagagaaaaaaagtgAATAAATAGTAATTTTctgttattataattaatatttcaactcTAGGATGTGAATGACCATTCTCTATCATCcccatttaattcattttttatcttcaatttctttaaaatttacaaaacatCTCTCACAATTAGAATAGAAAATTTACTGACATTTCgaaaaatgatatattattttattaatgcatAGCAATTCAAATACTTTTGTTGTTaacactcataaaataaaattaatgttttattaacacaaaaataaatgattataacacaagaaaaaatatttgtattaatataaaaaatattttaatgacacccaaaaataaaagaatgtttTGTTAACTTGTAAAAAAAGTTTATTAACatccaataaaataaattaatattttaataatacccaaaaataataaattgattaaaacccaaaataaaaatattatttcattagtgccaaaaaaaaaagtttttgtcaacaccccaaaataaaaatagtattttactaaaaaccaaaaaaaattatactaacgactaaataaatgaaaataatatttaaaaaaaaaattattaatgccacccaaaaaataaattttcgtttataataaattcatttttttggaTAAAGAACGATGGGATATTTAAGCAACAAGCATAACTCAAAGTAGCTATTAATTTTCCactaaatacatttattttcaCATCTAAAACCGACTTTTTGCGGATGGGAGATTAGCGTAATTTGTGAACTCGAGGGGGGAGGTTTCTGTAATTCGGAAAAACAAACGAATTGTCGGTTTGTCAATCGCCATTGTCTCTTCCAGATCAGCTCCATTGCCGAAGGCTTCCGTGGATGAAGAGAAGGCAATGgtgaagagaaaaaggaaaacgCGAGAGGAATGCGGTAGACCACATTGTGGAGTGTTCTGAGAGTGTCGTTAATGCCTCGAGGAGTTGAGAAGATTGAGCTGTATGCACTGTGCTTCGAGGGTTTCTGAGGGTCGTTATTCCGTGTCGGTTAGCGGCGTGATGATCCACAGGTTTCCCGTAACGGGCGAGGGACGTTGGAGAAGCGACAAGAGGGAGAGGATCACGCTAGGCGCGTTGTAAGTTTTTCGATTGAACTTCAAGATATTTTTTGCTAtcaaattttgtgaattttgaaCTCCGTCGGAATTTATTTCCTTGAATGTTCATGGAAAAAATGTCGATTTGCAGTGAGAAATTtgcaatttaatttgtttattgcTATTCCTTTTATTGGAGAATCTTTAAGTGAAATTGAGCGATATTGAAGTTGCAAAAGTTAGATTCATTCGAGTTTTCTGTTTCATGAACTAATATGTAAGTTTTAAATCAAGGCGAAAACCGAACCAATcccccccacccaaaaaaaaaaaaaaaaaaaaaagagaaagaaaacaaaaactgaaagttgaaaacagaaaacaaggtCCTCTCAAATGCTTTCTTAGATTTTGGCATGGTCTTGCTGTCAGTCGCATAATAACTGAAAACCAGGATTTCGTTTACCAAATGGCATGTAAGTTAGGGTTGGACTGAAGATTGGTACTTTGAGCAGGAAGACATTGAAACTGTTTTAAGGCACGATGCCATTCAGaactctttttttgtttttgtttttttgtgagAAGATAATACTTCACCATTATCAAAGACTAGAAAGTTAGTAGGATTTAATCTTGAGAGAGTTGAGATCAGGAGACTAGAACTTTAGCAAGATATAATGTTATAATCGTATTTTTTATGGCCACATGTTTCATGAGATAAGCAATGAAACTGGACTAGAGATTTTGTGTTACTATTCATTTCACATTTGGTTGAACTCATGATAAACAATTCAGAAGGGACTCTTGTAATTAACACATTGGCTTAGATAGTGTCAAGGGAGATGAGATTAACAATTTGAGGGATTATACTGAGCTTCCTCATTCTATCGGCAAAACAAATATTGGGCAGGTGCATGAAACTTCTTTAGATCTTTCCATACCGTTTCTTGTTCTTAACTATAACcatcaaataataaacaaaagaaaaaggagtaCATGATCATTTTTTAGTGTGTATAAAGAGAGGTCAAATTTCACCACCCATTACAGGACAGATCCAGGAGTTCTTAATGGGGATGAGAAGGTTAAACCCAATCCAGGCAGGAAAGGGTAATCCTgacaaattatttgaaatgacaAAATTCCAATATGGCCTGTTGAGTCATTTCTATTTACATGATGAGGTACTCTACAACTATTCAAGTGGATTAGCTCCATAAATCTTATTCATGGTTGGTTAATCTTTGATTAGACTTATGGCAGTCATTGATGGATGGAACTCAGGGGAATTACCAGGCATATGAGTGTGGGAACTCATTGTGCTTCAATCATGAAGTATGTAGCAGGAGACTAGACCCAATAGATTGATGATTTCATgagtataataaaaatatgactTTCAATTACTACTCCAGATGCCCACAAGAACCTTCCTACATTCCTCCTATGTGTCAATCAAaaccacaaaaaagaaaagttgaagTTATGGGATGCAACTGCACGCTTATCAAATATATGGCACAGTCAAGCATAAGGAAACTGGTTTTATCTATTATCCTGATAAAAGTTATGGTGTTATAGTTTACTCAAGACATTAGAAAAATTAACTGATTTGAGCAGTCTACAAATAttcaaatcatttcaaattttaaaaccttgaaaatttttgtttatacCCCACATTTAGTGACTGGAAttggcaaaagaaaaatgaagagaatctctcttctctttcatgATAATACTTGAGATGGGCTAAGTGTTAACTCATAGATATCCTTGGAGTTTCTAAATGTTCTACCTAACCAATAGATGCAAGAAATCTAAATCATTGCTGGCAGTTTTCACTTTCCCAAGTTTCCAACAGCTAACAATTGTATGCCAATCATGTTTTGCGCAACTACATTGAAATAGCCCTCCCAAACTAAAGCAAGCAGTGTTTTGATCAAGACTACAGCAGATATTTTACAAATCTATGACCATGGATTTAACTGATTCAACCTTGAAGGCTTGAACACTAGAAAGGTGATGAAAATCTTGTACCTGTGCCTAAGTCTGAATATTGCACTGTCCCATTTTGTAACTAATGAGGCATTTCCACGTTCCAAagctagcaaaaaaaaaaaaaagttatgctATTTTAGTACCAACATTGAAGTTTCTATGACATAGTCAAAAAGCTACAATGCAAATAATCTttcccaaaaaatcaaataaattaatgtgaAAGGGAAATCTTGATAGAGATTTGGTCAGAACCCAGTAGCATATCTATTTCCTTATTTGGTGGTTTGAATTGTTGGAACTACGGTAATGAGAAACCTTGAAAagtaaacaacaacaacaacatatccagcctttatcccactatgtggggtcggctatatgaattctagacttctatgtatgtcttttgtcatatttttatttaggcccatacacttcatatcaaactttaatgtctctcctaaAGTCTTCTTGGATctgtctctattttttttttgactaattgttccatttcattaaCTCTCTTCACATGaccgtctcttggtctccttctcacatgaccaaaccattttagtctaatctctttcatcttctccttgattggcactactcctaccttattacaaataatcttatt
This window of the Diospyros lotus cultivar Yz01 chromosome 5, ASM1463336v1, whole genome shotgun sequence genome carries:
- the LOC127802712 gene encoding uncharacterized protein LOC127802712, translated to MDFIPCGLIIALLIAATGSAEASIHVYDGDQFREVGNAYLLSGGSEGIVASRTETPLADNAIHSSIHDGRSYIRFENVTFWRSKEAADQHSEMEHSTGLIQVIIFEAADRDNIGGSAYGGQRSICCTPDLAKLEGCKQGEVIRIPSATNINWPIILNVHFSGNSHSTQMDGTVVYIGKTGMYNLFFISCDPKLQGLTMHGKTFWKNPDGYLPGRMAPLMQFYVTMSITYALLSLIWFSQYLKFWKDVLQLQHCITVVIALGLFEMILWYFEYAHFNNTGTRPVGITTWVVTVGAIRKTLSRILILCVSMGYGVVRPTLGGLTLKVLLLGITYFLASELLNITEYVGTINDVAGRARVFLVLPDAFLDAFLILWIFTSLSRTLEQLQAKRSSAKLDIYRKFSNALAVTVIASVAWIGYEVYFKATDPFNERWQDAWMITAFWDILAYVLLCVICCLWAPSQSSQRYAYSEGGGDDSDDEEAESLCRGTPKPELSLVKQEKNGEKADAFSLEDDAEEDKRE